Proteins encoded by one window of Culicoides brevitarsis isolate CSIRO-B50_1 chromosome 2, AGI_CSIRO_Cbre_v1, whole genome shotgun sequence:
- the LOC134832752 gene encoding MOB kinase activator-like 4 produces the protein MTFTSALKRNRPGTKASEFCNWPEVPFEEMDSTLAVQQYIQQLIRKDPSNIDTILTLPDNQDQAAWKYEQLRQFCMELNGLAVLLQKQCFPSTCNQMTSTEQWIFLCAAHKTPQECSAIDYTRHTLDGAACLLNSNKYFPSRVTIKESSEGKLGSVCRRVYRIFSHAYFHHRGLYEEFEGKTSLCKRFSTFVLRNNLMTPDTLLVPMEVTQKGDATVADTGESEI, from the exons atgacttttacgAGCGCTCTGAAACGCAACAGGCCCGGCACAAAAGCAAGC gaATTCTGCAACTGGCCTGAAGTGCCATTTGAAGAGATGGATTCAACACTCGCCGTGCAGCAATATATCCAGCAACTCATCCGAAAGGATCCCTCGAATATCGACACGATTTTAACGCTGCCCGATAACCAGGATCAAGCTGCCTGGAAGTACGAGCAATTGCGACAATTTTGCATGGAGCTCAATGGACTTGCGGTTCTGCTGCAAAAACAATGTTTTCCAAGTACTTGCAACCAAATGACGTCGACAGAACAGTGGATTTTCCt gtGTGCCGCCCACAAAACTCCGCAAGAATGTTCGGCTATTGATTATACGAGACACACTTTGGATGGCGCCGCTTGCTTGCTCAACAGCAATAAATATTTCCCGAGTCGCGTAACGATCAAGGAGTCATCTGAGGGGAAGCTTGGATCGGTTTGTCGTCGTGTTTATCGCATTTTCTCGCATGCCTACTTCCATCATCGAGGGTTATACGAAGAATTTGAGGGAAAAACGTCACTTTGCAAGAGATTTAGTACTTTCGTTCTAcg gaATAATCTGATGACACCAGATACGCTCCTCGTGCCCATGGAAGTCACGCAGAAGGGCGACGCCACAGTAGCTGACACGGGCGAATCcgaaatttaa
- the LOC134832749 gene encoding polynucleotide 5'-hydroxyl-kinase NOL9, translated as MGKVKPKVNGEEKTAFGVTRKIKKEQKPRKNWNHIFKKIYVRNGQKISMNRSNGDVAESTKPPKDDTKPDGIKKKPQEKAPETPIIENGPLGKTIRINGKKIITDPIPSTSTGITANGRGKRKWEEIPINGRLLKHRRYAVMRNGRNYDPESSLDGDEDSSDYEYMMNGEFDLSSDVHYEDSSDESDENSRDMADLMALHGMPRNGMDDSDYDEEDYCSEEESLDEEYSDDDEEQSYDSDEIESEYFSDSEEDIYGSSEDEDSDEEGDPSDYHRYEGESSDTDYDPGDEFLEDLYVARGTAVTYTNKELTSQLPFTEDTDEPQVIDITEMLANSDSNDSCPKLVPIKNGMNSSGESESSEESTPINDNPILVDDLTSSSNEDSVVSIAESSSDDAAEEDQSIHVDTRDDFYISNSLNNNSPSCLLHLKKPIFVNGVVNVELLAGNAQIFGYNLPKNGKTAQIISARGYKLINITPVESQTSENLIQTLNSLKDRFAKDELDTIRSNFDGKSHALLLLTRSKVNTKVKVVKKYTSGRYLFPEAMTIGQRNSHYLSESLLNTKIYTETTCKRPLKLLPQWKNIAAPQAGTRTLIVGGKNVGKSTFAEYLMNKSLSGTSDAHSKVLLIDLDIGQPILFVPQVVSAILVDAPILGNGVLKTCNVVKSFIFGDVNVMLSPIKYIKCVKQLLEYCETDESLKNVPWIVNTMGFQKGLGVELMAAVIKMTKPTKVVQIQHEIENFNFRNVMKADFVNNFTFNMFKEEIQDCKFASADVMYEVTELQSAMNDTEQEMPYKKQEDPSLLPAEKRTIMMLAHLTDENGEYEWITDATPYAITNPLITIASSEKIPKNRELETICGNIVYLCHAPNSSTCDNKSQFECFGIGLVRAIDVKQNVAYVHHSIPRAKMRQANMLVLANITPPKDIFLKQSNKVTSTLPNLYNTEAEFAGSRKIGRGNV; from the exons ATGGGAAAAGTCAAACCGAAGGTCAATGGAGAGGAAAAGACGGCATTTGGAGTGAcgcgaaaaatcaaaaaggaacaaaaaccCCGAAAAAACTGGAATCACATTTTCAAGAAGATTTACGTGagaaatggacaaaaaatcaGCATGAATCGAAGTAATGGGGATGTTGCTGAAAGTACAAAACCACCAAAAGATGACACAAAACCCGACGGGATCAAGAAAAAACCGCAAGAAAAGGCGCCCGAAACGCCAATTATCGAAAATGGGCCTCTCGGGAAGACGATACGAATTAACGGGAAGAAGATAATAACTGACCCGATACCATCGACAAGCACAGGAATCACCGCCAACGGTCGGGGGAAACGAAAATGGGAGGAAATCCCCATAAACGGGCGACTTTTAAAGCATCGCCGATACGCGGTAATGCGAAATGGCAGAAATTACGATCCCGAGTCGAGCTTAGATGGCGACGAGGATTCGTCGGATTACGAGTACATGATGAACGGCGAGTTTGATTTGTCGTCTGACGTGCATTACGAGGACTCGAGCGACGAAAGTGACGAAAATAGTCGCGATATGGCGGATTTGATGGCTTTGCATGGCATGCCACGCAACGGAATGGATGACTCAGACTACGACGAGGAAGATTATTGCTCGGAGGAGGAGAGTTTGGACGAAGAATATTCCGACGATGACGAGGAACAAAGTTACGATTCGGATGAAATTGAGTCAGAGTACTTTTCAGACAGCGAGGAGGACATTTATGGCTCGTCGGAGGACGAAGACAGCGACGAGGAAGGAGATCCGAGTGATTATCATCGTTACGAGGGCGAATCAAGTGACACGGATTACGATCCGGGCGACGAATTTTTGGAAGATTTGTATGTGGCACGCGGCACAGCAGTCACCTACACAAATAAAGAGCTTACGAGTCAACTTCCCTTCACGGAAGACACCGACGAGCCCCAAGTAATCGACATTACGGAGATGCTAGCGAACAGCGACAGTAACGACAGTTGTCCGAAATTAGTGCCAATCAAAAATGGAATGAATTCAAGCGGAGAAAGTGAATCTAGTGAAGAATCGACGCCAATTAATGACAATCCGATACTTGTGGACGACCTCACGAGCAGCAGTAATGAGGATTCTGTCGTTAGCATCGCCGAATCGAGTTCTGACGACGCTGCGGAAGAAGATCAAAGCATCCATGTCGACACCAGAGACGATTTTTACATCAGCAACTCGCTGAATAACAACTCACCGTCGTGCCTTTTGCATTTAAAGAAGCCCATTTTCGTGAATGGCGTCGTAAATGTCGAACTTCTTGCCGGAAATGCACAAATTTTCGGCTATAATCTCCCGAAAAACGGCAAAACTGCACAAATTATCTCGGCACGCGGCTACAAATTGATCAACATTACTCCTGTGGAGTCGCAAACGTCAGAAAATCTGATACAAACATTGAATTCGCTCAAAGATCGTTTCGCCAAAGACGAGCTCGATACAATCCGAAgcaattttgatggaaaatcgCATGCCTTGCTACTTTTAACACGCAGCAAAGTCAATACCAAGGTGaaagttgtgaaaaaataCACTTCTGGTCGGTATCTCTTCCCCGAAGCAATGACAATCGGACAACGAAACTCCCATTATCTCAGTGAATCGCTCCTAAATACGAAAATTTACACAGAAACGACATGCAAGCGTCCTCTGAAGCTCTTGCCGCAATGGAAAAACATCGCAGCGCCCCAAGCTGGCACCCGTACTTTAATTGTCGGCGGTAAAAACGTCGGAAAATCCACATTTGCTGAGTACTTAATGAACAAAAGTCTCTCCGGCACGAGTGATGCACATTCCAAAGTACTCCTGATCGATCTGGATATCGGTCAACCGATACTTTTTGTACCGCAAGTCGTTTCTGCGATCCTCGTTGATGCTCCAATACTTGGAAATGGCGTCTTAAAGACCTGTAACGTTGTTAAATCCTTCATTTTCGGCGATGTTAATGTCATGCTGAGTCCCATCAAGTACATAAAGTGCGTAAAACAGCTTTTGGAGTACTGCGAAACGGACGAAAGCTTGAAAAATGTGCCATGGATCGTCAATACAATGGGCTTCCAGAAGGGTTTGGGCGTCGAATTGATGGCAGCGGtcattaaaatgacaaaacccACGAAAGTTGTACAAATCCAGCATGAAATCGAGAATTTTAACTTTAGAAATGTCATGAAGGCGGATTTTGTGAACAATTTTACCTTTAATATGTTCAAAGAGGAGATACAAGACTGCAAATTTGCCTCAGCTGATGTCATGTATGAAGTTACGGAGCTGCAATCGGCGATGAATGACACAGAACAGGAGATGCCATACAAGAAACAAGAGGATCCGAGTCTGTTACCGGCGGAAAAACGAACTATTATGATGTTGGCTCACTTGACCGACGAAAATGGCGAGTATGAATGGATCACGGATGCGACCCCATATGC cATCACAAATCCGCTGATTACGATTGCCAGCAGCGAAAAAATACCAAAGAATCGTGAATTGGAAACGATTTGCGGGAACATTGTTTACTTGTGTCATGCTCCGAACTCCTCTACATGTGATAACAAATCTCAATTTGAGTGTTTTGGCATCG GTCTCGTTCGTGCCATTGACGTCAAACAAAATGTCGCTTATGTGCATCACTCGATCCCTCGTGCGAAAATGCGTCAAGCCAACATGCTCGTACTGGCCAACATCACGCCCCCGAAGGATATTTTCCTGAAACAAAGCAACAAAGTAACAAGTACGCTGCCAAATCTGTACAATACCGAAGCCGAGTTCGCTGGTTCGCGCAAAATTGGGCGCGGAAATGTGTAA
- the LOC134832750 gene encoding ARF GTPase-activating protein Git: MSRVKSKAVTEVCGDCSASDPSWASINRGILLCSDCCSVHRSLGRHISQVKSLRQGTWAPTILKFVTELNAHGANSVWEHTLNEIPVSAKNFKPKPSPKDPIHPNKADFIQAKHVKLMYVLKPNTAQILKENECGSVELELSKQLHASVRTTNVETSLRLIVQGADVNYYSKEKGSTCLHVATKFGQTSQVELLIAYGANVAALDAQGNNAIEIAKVHGHNQLSDRLMEAMYEVTDKLSYFLCGKRADHAAGQHLLIPSTNKVELNEQLKIARGKLQLVPNKMFEELVMDLYEEVDRRETEAVWSTSALNPEIGAVPFLPTNPHLSATRNQGRQKLARFSQQEFAGLITDVLEDCKRRQNMANLRPLDAPIRDSTASDDEPLYDAVASDDDYAALAPIPQQALVNKSPIVPANPEVDVLKHELQKSMSTIDELKELVVKLSSENTVLKARITSSDGGSQHDDSENGPQSMTNSVIVDEKLNPRRPVSMYEARQAPKEASPVPGSQSFHSAAPSPSHSKLMPLFLDVQKRTDIITRRIQELWKEIQDQMPDFKNQDVFVPCAERIHLAIMDLNTIFPPVIPLENVKSALVQLNSNSLRIQKVCHDLQNAIVNDNLIQLELFLQEVRNCAYDLAAGNKTLITSFPK, encoded by the exons atgtctcgAGTCAAGTCAAAAGCTGTCACGGAGGTCTGCGGAGACTGTTCCGCCTCAG ATCCGTCGTGGGCGTCAATTAATCGGGGAATCCTCTTGTGTTCGGATTGCTGTTCCGTGCATCGCAGTCTCGGACGTCACATTTCGCAGGTAAAAAGTTTGCGACAAGGCACTTGGGCTCCAACGATCCTGAAATTCGTCACGGAGCTAAATGCGCACGGAGCAAACAGCGTTTGGGAACACACCTTGAACGAAATTCCCGTTTCTGCGAAGAATTTCAAGCCGAAACCGTCGCCCAAAGACCCGATTCACCCAAATAAGGCGGATTTCATTCAAGCGAAACACGTCAAGTTGATGTACGTGCTGAAGCCAAATACGGCGcaaattttgaaggaaaacgAATGCGGGAGTGTCGAGTTGGAGTTGTCGAAGCAGCTGCACGCGAGTGTTCGCACAACGAATGTCGAGACGTCGCTCCGGTTGATTGTGCAAGGCGCCGATGTGAATTATTACAGCAAGGAAAAGGGCTCGACGTGCTTGCATGTCGCCACGAAATTCGGGCAAACGTCGCAAGTTGAGTTGCTGATCGCGTATGGGGCGAATGTTGCTGCCTTGGATGCTCAGGGAAATAATGCGATCGAAATTGCGAAGGTGCATGGACATAATCAGCTCAGTGATCGGTTGATGGAAGCCATGTACGAAGTGACTGATAAATTGTCGTATTTTTTGTGTGGGAAACGGGCGGATCATgcg gcTGGTCAACATCTCCTGATCCCCTCCACGAACAAAGTTGAGCTGAACGAACAACTAAAAATCGCTCGTGGCAAGTTACAACTCGTGCCTAACAAGATGTTCGAGGAGCTCGTGATGGATTTGTACGAAGAAGTCGATCGTCGCGAGACCGAAGCTGTTTGGTCGACGTCAGCATTGAATCCGGAAATCGGTGCTGTGCCCTTTTTACCCACAAATCCGCATCTAAGTGCCACACGCAATCAAGGAAGACAAAAATTGGCGAGATTTTCGCAACAGGAATTCGCTGGATTAATCACGGATGTCCTGGAAGACTGCAAACGAAGACAAAATATGGCGAATTTAAGACCTCTCGATGCTCCGATACGAGATTCAACGGCTTCGGATGACGAACCGCTGTACGATGCGGTCGCTTCGGATGATGATTACGCTGCTTTGGCGCCAATTCCGCAACAG GCTCTTGTTAATAAATCTCCGATAGTGCCAGCAAATCCCGAAGTTGACGTCTTAAAGCATGAATTACAAAAGTCGATGTCAACTATTGACGAGTTAAAGGAGTTAGTTGTCAAGTTAAGCAGCGAGAATACTGTTCTTAAGGCACGAATTACGTCTTCCGATGGAGGATCGCAACATGATGA ctcCGAAAACGGTCCCCAATCCATGACAAACAGCGTAATTGTCGACGAAAAGCTCAATCCACGTCGTCCCGTTAGCATGTACGAGGCTCGTCAAGCCCCCAAGGAAGCATCTCCCGTGCCTGGATCCCAAAGTTTTCATTCAGCAGCTCCGTCGCCGAGTCACAGCAAGCTCATGCCTTTGTTTTTGGACGTTCAAAAACGCACCGACATCATTACGCGTCGCATCCAAGAGCTCTGGAAGGAAATTCAAGACCAAATGCCGGACTTCAAGAATCAAGACGTCTTCGTGCCGTGCGCCGAACGCATTCATCTTGCCATCATGGATCTCAATACGATTTTTCCGCCCGTCATCCCGCtggaaaatgtcaaaagtgcCCTCGTGCAACTGAATTCGAACTCGTTGCGGATCCAAAAAGTGTGTCATGACCTGCAAAATGCCATCGTGAACGACAACTTGATCCAattggaattatttttgcaagaaGTACGGAATTGCGCGTATGACTTGGCAGCGGGCAACAAGACTCTGATCACGTCGTTcccgaaataa
- the LOC134831425 gene encoding uncharacterized protein LOC134831425, which translates to MDIWRFKEYEKEIFGENMKLTKIQQLFVAAQALSAFSYVEQTRKVEQISDFDISSIFNELEAEIDKEFPLPDSSDFNRFIAMKAIAIFFQSTVRPECGFRALSLLEPIKDTPEGAHPYIQTLLHIARMEDDAKKSLEYYWKAEAAFDNIKANKFRILSYFEIFGGNEIGGSTLLDNDYDSIMMEIFMRNFQLRDDAMKLKYVLPALKATLNKHEIIHEFGTENALFEHTVILLRPIINCLIDTNHFEQVDHVLSILMFHLVKMRRDMPKVIATEIQAKIDASKAIVSFFYAIWAYELLVIAAKMYSEKHLKIKIRTEMIRLEKFMEPGIEIYEKQFPVNVISDEKEWDKVVTKGKLWCQRAVDYFEKAKTAPADYLKGSDGSLNLLKRFDERLTTKPEFLN; encoded by the exons atggA tatctGGCGCTTTAAAGAATatgaaaaagagatttttggtGAAAACATGAAACTTACCAAGATCCAACAGTTATTTGTTGCTGCTCAAGCTTTATCCGCATTTTCATACGTAGAGCAAACACGTAAAGTTGAACAAATTTCggattttg atatttcttCGATTTTCAACGAATTGGAAGCTGAAATTGACAAAGAATTTCCACTTCCAGACTCCTCCGATTTCAACCGATTTATCGCAATGAAGGCAATTGCTATTTTCTTTCAATCGACTGTACGCCCGGAATGTGGTTTTCGTGCCTTATCATTGTTGGAACCGATCAAAGACACCCCCGAAGGTGCACATCCCTACATTCAAACGTTGTTACACATAGCCCGAATGGAAGATGATGCAAAGAAAAGTCTCGAGTACTACTGGAAAGCTGAAGCAGCATTTGACAATATCAAAGCGAACAAATTTAGGATTCTTTcgtactttgaaattttcggtGGCAACGAAATAGGAGGCTCTACTCTGCTCGATAACGACTATGACTCGATaatgatggaaatttttatgcgAAATTTCCAATTAAGGGATGACGCAATGAAGCTGAAATACGTTTTGCCGGCACTCAAAGCAACGTTGAACAAACATGAAATAATTCATGAATTTGGCACggaaaatgcactttttgagCATACTGTTATATTGCTTCGCCCgataattaattgtttgatTGACACAAATCACTTTGAGCAAGTTGATCATGTCTTGTCGATTTTGATGTTTCATTTGGTGAAAATGCGTCGTGACATGCCCAAAGTGATTGCAACGGAGATTCAAGCTAAAATTGATGCGTCAAAGGCgattgtttcgtttttttacgcAATTTGGGCTTATGAGTTGCTCGTAATCGCCGCTAAGATGTACTcggaaaaacatttgaaaatcaaaattcgcaCTGAAATGATCCGTTTAGAGAAATTTATGGAGCCTGGCATCgagatttatgaaaaacagTTCCCGGTTAACGTAATTTCTGACGAGAAAGAATGGGATAAAGTCGTTACGAAAGGAAAACTATGGTGTCAACGTGCAGtagattattttgaaaaagctAAAACTGCTCCTGCTGACTACTTGAAGGGATCAGATGgcagtttaaatttattgaaacgtTTTGATGAGCGTCTTACCACAAAACCTGAATTTTTGAACTGA